gGCTGTTAGGCACAACAAGGGATAATCAAATATGGAAATAcagataaaagtaaaatataataaatcaaGTAATTGGTCCAATAAATTAGGCGAGGGAGTACAACCATTCCATTTGCATGTGTGGATTTGATAATTGCACACAAGTAAAATCACATTGACATTATCTGAGATTCTTGAATACAAGTTGCCcatgtaatgaataaataagagaAATGGGGAATATTGTCCGACTTAAATCATTTCAGAGGCAAAGCATTCACAGTGTAGCTAAGGATAGCACAGGGCTGATAAACTAtcttaaaatgaatgtatttgacTTTTGGTGCAATCGTGAAGGAAAGATAGCTTTTCTTCACAGTGAATCTGAACCTTCCCATGAGTCGAACGAGTTGACGTCACAGTAAGTCAGAGATGAGTGTCAGAGATGGAAATTAAAAAGTTATCGTGTGTCTTTCACGGTGTAACCAGATAAAATCTGATTCTTTTGCTAATGGATCATCGCCCTGTGTTCCGTGTGGAGTCTCCGTCTATTACATGACTATAGTTAAAACGACAATACTTGTAAAGCTACTAATCTTAAACACTGGTTGCGGtcgtgttttaactgtttttatACATTGGCAATTTTACGAATCGCTAGAGAAACCGTCCAGCTGCCCACCGAAAGTCACGTTCTTCTGGTCTTACGTCACACTCGTTACCTGATCGCGTTCATCCAATCACATCGATGTTTCGCGTCTCTCCTCGTGTAGtctgtatttcaaaataagagccgtAACCAGAAGTTGACccgaaaatatttaaaatattatttaaaatgaggaACGCTTCACGAATTTGCGTGTCATCCTTGCGCTGCATGGAAACAATTCAGGGAGTTTATTGCACCCGCGGACACGCCCACCACACGCGGTACGGCCCGGCGTGTTTGCGCCATCCCCAAACCGATGCTCCCTTTCCGGTTGTCCTACATGGCTTGCATCCTAATTGGTCTGTCCTACTTGTCAGCTAAACGATGTAATTGGCTAGTTTAGTTGGACACCGCGAAAAGGAGGCGTCAGTTTGATTCTACTTCACTGCCATTTCGTTTTTACAGACTCAGTCTTTGTCgacatttctttctttacaGCGATAAACTTTATTGTGAGTAGCGGACTTTTCACGAAGGTAAGAATGCATTTTGATACACTTGCGAActccttttctttaaattttaaacaagTTCACCTTATTTTCACCTTATTTTTCACGGTCTTGCACCCACATTTTCAGTCTCCTCCACAGTACACGACGTTTTCGACAGTTCTTTATATTTGCTTTTCATTGTCGGAGTTTGCTCCgtttaaataaaattacatcTTCAAACATGCGACCACCTTTTACCAGTATTTTACCTTAATGACTAGATACTTCTTTTAGAGAGTTATTGCTCGTAATTCGTATTCATGTGTCAGGCATCAATGCACAATTAATTGTGAACTACCTAAAATGCACGTTTTCTTTATTTAGAAAAGCTAATTTCTGTATAAACGTTCTATAACGCACTCAGTGTACTCATTTATTATATGGTAAAATCACTATAAAGTAgtaagaaaatattaaaaacgcATGCTAGAATATGATAAGAcatataatgtttttattaccGTGTGTACAGCTCATTGTATGTTTCTCTGATTCCTTAGATCATGGACCATCGCCCTTTGTTCCGTGTGCAGCCTTCGTCCACTGAGCTCACTCTCAGGCCCTCACCAGAAGCACTGACGGTGGCCCAGGCCTATCATGGGTCTGAGGCATGGAAGGTGAAGGTGCCTcagaaggtgaaggaggaggcgaAAGCTCGCATTctgcaaggaggaggagatccccACTGCTCCCAGCTGCTTCTCAGCCAATATGAGATCCAGTTTGGGCAGTACCGGGGACAGACCTTCAAGTGGCTCCTGAGTCACGACGTGGGCTACGCTGTGTCCCTGCTGGCCTCACACCAGAAGGAGCGGGAGAGTGGTGACACATCCAGCTCACCACTTATGGCCAACAAGGTGCTGTGGAGTACAACACAGAAATATCTCACTCATCCTagtacagtaaaagtagagCCATCATTAGAACTATTATACGGATCCCAACTCACACAGCTCAATCAGAGCAATCATCAAGAAATTCCTATTTCTGTCATAATACACATATTCTGTTCTCCCGCTACACAGGATGCCCTCACCTCCTACAGCAAGCTGTTCCCAGAGGTGATGTCAGCCGTGGAGGGACGGCGTGCCACGGAGGGTTCCAAGTCTGTCCGGAGCCAAGACAAGAAGTTGGTGGGGTTCGGCCCCCACGGAGCCATGACCTACGCCTCCATGTACGAGGCCACGGGGAAAGAGGTTGAGACGTAAGCCTGtgcacagacaacaaacaccaTGTGCAGATGAAATAGTGACATTGAGTCTTTCTGGAACAACCGCGCACACAGTTGTTAgtgatgttgttgtttctgtagctACGTGCAGtggctgaggaagaagaagaagtgcatCCCAGGCAGCTCTCTGCATGCTTTAAAGACCTACATACTGGGCCGGGACCAGGAGAAGAACCAGCATccctcccagcagccccagtGCCCACCATCTGACGGTGTTGTGCTCCCAgttgctgttcctgctgccTCCACGCGTGTCTCTGAAAAGCTGATTTCTTTGTCTTCTctgtgtgaaacagctgctaACGAGCCCTCAGACGAGAtgctcctggctgctgcctTAGAGGTGGAGAGTCAGCGTGAgttcactcacacgcacacgcacacatgcaatgGTTATAACCCTTTATCAAATGTAATGATTCTGTGGTGAACGTGTTTGGACCTGATAATAGCTGTTATTCTGTTATTCAGAAGCCTTCTATGGATTAATGGTGTAAAACTGTATGTAAGTTATAAGGTGACTACGAGGTAAGGTTGATGTTTACTGGACCCTGTAGAGATCAGCTGTAGGCCTAACAACCTAACCTTGGTAGATACTCACGCTTCGCTGTCCGTCTGTATGTCATCACATTATGGTATGGTGATTGTTGTTGTCCGTCAGTAGTTTAACTGGCATAGTAAAGTTTGTTCtgtgcacagaacacagacatcagacagATTCAACGACACGTGTTGTGGAATCTCTCTCATGTCTGAGTATTTGCATGACTTTGATTACTTTTAGTTATTTTTGCAGAGGTCCCATCTTCAGCCTCCACTCCTGTGCCCGTCGATGACCTGGACCTGTCTTCCAGTGGTGACAGCAGCGTCGCCGTGCGGCCCAggaccagagctgcagccgcagctgAGGGCTGTCCTAAACCCTCGCGGCCAATTAGTGGCTCAGAGGtgagacacccccccccccctccctccctcccctccctccctctgcagggCAGCTCCCCCACTGTGCTTCAAATTGTTTGGCTTGTGCTcaccttttgtctgtttctgtggtgaAGTTGCTGCCTGCATCCCCCACTGTGCTTCACATTGTTTGGCTTGTGCTgaccttttgtctgtttctgtgttgaaGCTTGctgcctcacagctggaggcagactctgccggaggagcagcaggactggGTGGGCCGGGCTCTGTTCACCAGGAACGCCAGGGGCCAGCGTGTCCTCACCACCGACCTTCGCCTCTGGTGGTACCCTCCCGGAGCCCGGCCCCTCTACACCCAGACCCCTGCATCGTCCCACGCCTTCTTCCAGAGGCCGTTCTTCCTGTGGCTGCCCTACAAGATGTGGGCGTGCAGGCTTGTGTGCCCCAGCTGTGACACGAAGCTGACCGGCGCAGGGACTGCACAAGACGGTGCGCAGGGTTCTGGACAGGGACGGCTGGTACTTTATGGGCACAGAGTGCCTGGAATGTCGTTCCTGTGGGAAGAAGATGGCCGCCTGGGTCCCGGACATCATCAATCAGTTGGACCCGGGTCACCGGAATCAATTCCCGGCTGTACTCACCTACAAGTAAGTGCTGAGCCTGTGAGACGCCTACATATAAACGTAAAGAGGCGTGTCGGGTCAGGATTTCAACCGTTGACTTGTTGTGCTCCCTTTCAGGCTGTCCTGCCACAAGTCTGTGATCTCGCAGATGAGGCAGCGGACTTTGGGCAACAGTGCGACCCGCCTTCGcaaacagctgatggaggacCACACAGAGACCTGGATGTCCTGCACTGCAACGTACCTCGGGGTGCTGAAGAAGCTGGGCGTAGCGGGTGCAGCAGTCAAGCCGGTGACTGTCCCACCCCTGCACCCGGTGCCCACCGTGGGCTGGCTCCTCTCCGTCTTTGTCAGGGACGCCCTGTCTAGGCTGGAGGCGACCAAGGCCAGGGTCACGTCTATCTTCGGCAACATTCTGAAGATGGAATCTACAAAGAAGGTCCGTTTTGGTCATCACGGATCAATCCATCTAATTAGATATAATTAgatctaattataattataatctatataattatgtaattatcagtgctgattacattttctttctgccttTTGTCACACGTCCAGATGACCTCCAAGCTGGCTGGCAAAGCTGCGGGCACTGCAGCGTGGGTGACAAACGTGGGCAACGAGTACGgacaggtatgtgtgtgtgtggggggggcatcAGCTTCTTTCCCCTCACCGTGTATGAAATGCATCACTGACCTTGTTGTTCTCTGCTCTCCACCTCTACCAGGTGCTCATGTCCGTCCTCACGGCTGCAGAGGGGGATGGGCTTTTGCCCATGGCCGCAGGGCTGATGCGGCGGTACCGAGAAGCCCAGGTGGCCCCTCCAGCGGTGCTGTACGTGGGCCGTGACTGCTGCTCCCTCACTGGACGGACGGGCACATCCGCCATGTTCTCCGAGTGGGACCAGCTGGTGGTGAGGCTGGACGTGTGGCACCTCATGCGACGCTTTGCCAGAGGTGTCACCACTGAGAGCCACCAGCTGTACCCTCAGTTCATGGCGCGGCTGTCCTACGCCATCTACATGTGGGACCAGGAcgacctggctctgctggagaaggccaagcgcgcagaggagggaagagatTCCTACATCCGTCTCTCTGCCAAGGAGCTGGCGCGTCACTGCCGCCGCTACACGCGCGGCgcggcagagacagagaggctgatCCAGGAGCTCCTGGATCAGTTCTGGGACCTGCGAAACGATCTGGGCGTCATCCTCATCGATCATGAAAGGATGGAGGCGATTTGGAGCGTGCAGCGTCGTCACCTGAGCTGCATCCAGGATCCCCCGGGAGTGGCGCTCTACACTAAGACGGGGGAGCTGACCAAGGGAGGGATCCGGCTCCCCGTCTACCGCTGCGCCCGAGGATCCACTTCACTGGAGTCCTTCCACCTTCACCTGAACGGCTTCATACCTGGTGAGAAACAAAAGGGGAAACAAACggctgtttagtttttttcttgttactagtgttgtgttgttgtgagatGTTGAAGTTGAGATTGTTTTCCTAATAGCGGAATTTTtttgtctctccctgtctccagGCACGTCAGCCAGTGCCCTGCACTTTCAGGTGTACTTGCTGGAGGGCCTGGTACGATGGAATGAAGACCGCGGCAGAGCTTCAGTGGAAGGAGCCCAGAGGCTGGTCCCGCGCTGCTACGATGCCCTGCTGCAGGATTACCTAAAGCGGCTGACCCAAGAGTTTATGGGTATGACGGTGGTGGAGACATACACCCAGCCTGGAGAGTACACAGGTAGTGGACTGGAAATCACAGCATCACACCCCGAGTGATGAGTACATGAGTGAAAACATGTAAACTCATGTCGCCTTGTGTTTCTTTCAGGTGAGCTGATTGGGGTGGAGTACCTGTTTTCCCAGACGGGTGCCGTGCTGGAGGATTTGGGCCGGGATCCAGACGCTCCCGACGGCCTGGATGAGGCTGACGTGGAGGttgtggatgatgatgagggggaggaggacgaggggttTGGGGAGCTGCAGGACATGCAGTTTCTGCATgaccagcctgctgctgctgctgctgctgctgctgctgctgctgctgctgcttgttcagcTGACACCGACCCCGTCTCATGGGAAAAATCCGCTGTGGAGACGGGAATGGATGTCGCAGAGGGTGACGGCCCTGTAGGTGTAACACATTAGACATAACCCAGCATTTGACTGTGTCTTTTTGGTTACGATATGGATATTTATTccatctttttattcttttgcatTTACAGGATGCACTTGGCCCAGATGGGCGTAGCGGGTACCAGCACGTCACCGCTCTGGCCCACGCCCTAGTAGAGCTGCGTCATCACACGTATGCGACGCAGCTAAAGGCCAGAGAGATCATCGCCttgtgggagaagctgctggatcaTGACAAGGAACCAGTTGCCTTCCCCCCGCGCCACCAGGAGCGGTTGGTGACAGGCCGCTTTAAGAGCTTGCGGTCCAGCAGAATTCCCGGCGTGGACAGCATGCAGCGGTGAGATTTCAATCATAGATATGAGTCATCAATATTAAATGTGTCTCCTCATGTCTGTTCTGTCCTTGAACGCTGGGTTCTGGTTTTGTGCAGTTCCTTTCTAGGCAAAGGTGCgggcgctgctcagtcccctaAAGTCagcaggctggtggaggccatcTTCATGAAGCTGTGTAACGTCCACAGTGAGGGACGTTCACTGGGCGGGGTCCAGGACAGTCGCTGGGGTTCCGTCCTGAGGGACTACAACACCATCCGGGACGTTGTAGTCAGCTGCCCCACGCTGATGACCAACACCTCCATCCACCTCTACAACGTCAACCAGAAGACGCTCCTGCAGTGGTAGGATCCATCTCACCTCACTGGAACTGTAGACGAGGCAGCAGATGATTGAAAGCTGTCATGATAagggatgtttgtttttatccaggcacacagagaggagcaagGGAATGAgcaccaccttcctcctcagtACTGTCCCCGGACCaggtggacctgctgctggtactCAGGGTGTCCCATCACAGTCTCGGAAGGTGAACCCTGTGCTACCTCAGAGGCTGTTGCAGCACCCTCAACCTGAAGACCCCTCAGGGCTGGCAACCACACACCGTGGGCCTGTGGCACCGGCCCTGTATGCCCTGATCGTCTTTCCTGCCAtgacctctgcagcctccaccacCATCACTGCTTCTCCTGACACAATCACCACTATCACCCACCATGCCATCTCCATCACcgctgctgcgcctgctgctgcgcctgctgctgcgcctgctgctgcgcctgctgctgctgctgcgcctgctgctgctgctgctgctgctgctgctgctgctgctgctgctgctgctgctgctcctgctgcacctgctgctgctcttgctgccgccgccgccgttcctcgctccacagcctggcagaggaggattagagaggaggagctgcgtcgTCAGCGAGAAAGGGGTCTCCCTCTTAAAGAGAGGAAGATCTTTACACACTTCCGCTGTGGCCGCTGTGGTCAGCCCAAGACCAAACAGTATGGCCACAGCCGCTACAGGGGAGAGTTCTTCTGTGCCACATCGGAGGGTCGCTCTGTGGATGACTGGTTGAAAGAGAAGAGACGACTGGACCCGAAATGTAGGTCTTTAGATGATTacatttgcttgtgtgtgtggagcgtctgtctgacctctgatctGTTTTATTCTCTACAGACCAGCAGCCGCGCAGGTGAAGGACAATACACAACAATGCACGTGACtccttttaatcttttttctAATTGCAGGACACACCAACTTGACGTGCAGCATAGTGTCACTTGTATATAGTTTGTGTAATTTTGCTTGTatatattttgtgtgtattttgaaGTATTTTGTTACAAATTTGTAATGTACATAGTTTAATTTTACTGTTGACAATGTTCTCAAGCTAATtcaattgatgtttttgttacataaaaaatcttttcaaaggatcagttcagtgttgacatcttttctttgtaattacataatgtataatttataaatCTGATGTGAACCAGGTTAATGATGAGGATCGAACATGATCGTATTGATCCATCATGCCACATTTAGTGAGAGAGTAGAACATTTGGTCAGATCTGTGTGTCcctcactgacagctgtgtgacagctgtcagACACTCGCCCAATCACCAGCTCCCGATCACTTCACCTTGACACTCGCCCAATCACCAGCTCCCGATCACTTCACCTTTATTCCAGGGAGACGATCGTTCAGGGTAAAAGGCCCATCTCCTGCCGACGGCCCCAGGTGGTCTAGGCGGCTCACAATACACATTGTATATCCTGTAGGTGTGACTCTGTGGGGGGCAGGTAGGAGCCCCATAAAGGCTGCCTGGATGAGGCTGTTGGTCTCGTCAAGGTCTAGTCTCAGGCTGCAACAACTTTGGGGAAGTCcacaaaaaagaaatggaaaactTTGGAAGGTGAGGTCTAACTGGattctttatcttcttctttttgctATCAACTGTATATGTGTTCAGCCCTTCATTAATCATTACATGTTGAACTATTATTTACAGAACAGCACCTTTGATAAAACACATAGAGAGAAAAAGGAGCCAGGAGTATACAGaaggtttgtatttttttactgCACTCAATATTAACTTGTATTTTTCATTACATTACAGCAATGATGTGATTGACATGCTTCTGTTTTTACTTAGAAACATCAAGGGTATCTTCTGAGGACGAATCCCTTGCCTGGCACTCCCCATGgagatcatcatcctcctcacccGCCACAAGCACTGCCAACATTGCTTTTCCAGTGGCTGCCACCACCGCTGCCACCACCGCTGCTTCACTACAAGAATATGCTGCAACTACTGATTCACCAAAGGGTGCTGGggccgcagccgccgcagccgccgcagccgccgacGCTGCCGCCACCGCTGCGTcaactgctgctgccgctgtgtcaGACATGGCCACTGCCGCCACCAAAGCTGTGGCAGCAGTCGCCGCCGCTGCTACAACCGCTGTCTCGGCAgccgccaccgccgctgcctcagctgcctcggcagccgccaccgccgctgccTCGGCTCCCTCGGCTGCCTCGGCTGCTGCCGCCACCGCTGCTTCCTGTACCCGCCACAGTGGTCCATCACGGATGACTGtatggagaagaagaaggcaaaACAGGAGGATGCAGAAGCCttaaaaaaggaggaagggCGCCAACAACAGCGCCAAGAGGAGCCCCAAGAAGAGCTCCAAGAGGAGCCCCAAGAGGAGCCCCAAGAAGAGCTCCAAGACGAGCCCCAAGAGGAGCCCCAAGAGGAGCCCCAAGAAGAGCGCCAAAACCAATGCCGACATTGTGGACTTCCCAGGACCCTGTTGAAGGGGCATGCCTTTTACAAAGGGCATTtctactgcacacacactgcaggaccTGGGGCAAAGTCTGCCAATGAgtggctgaaggagcaggaagaaaaggaagcacCAAAAATTCCCAGGACAACTGCCTTCACCATGAGGAAAAAGTGGGAGAATGAGCACAGTTTCAAATCTCCAAAAAACAGAAGGAAGCCGAATAAACTTAGAATCTGCCAGCTGTGTGGCCTGCCAAAGCAGAAAGATTATGGCCACAGCCAGCACCAGTATGAACACTTTTGTGCTCTTTAcgctggcaaatctgtagagtTGTGGCTGGCAGAGAGGAGGTGTATGGAGTCACCCACCACATAATTACTGgtgtcactctgtgtgtgtgtgtgtgtgtgtgtgtgtgtgtgtgtgtgtgtgtgtgtgtaaataatcaTGTTAATTCAAAGTTTATTTTAGCATTCATCGCTTGAAAGTCAaatgttagtagtagtagtagtaggaaaGAAGTGACCCTCCACCGCAATATTGCTTGTGtcattatgttgtgtgtgtgtaataaaaatatgttaCCTCTAAGTTTTGACAAATTACAAAACAGGAACTTAGGGACCCATCTACACCAGGACACAGTACATGTGTTCTGCAATAAAAAGCTGTAAATGTATCAAATATTGCAtgtattaacatttaaatttaaatgtatataCAAGTAAGCAAAGTTTAGTCACATACTATAATACTAAATAAcaatactaaatactaaataacaATTATAAAGGTAGAATAAGTACAATTAGGTAAATATTTTGTAATGAATTAAACATTGCTTAAATATAACACCTTAGTAAGTATTGacgtaaatacatttttactaGGGTAAATACAATTTTACTAATGGTGGACTGAGTAAGATCTAGTGATGTGTTTGAATCAATAATCGAAACGGAAGAATGAAaactactacagtatgtgctttaGTGTATAGTGGAAATAAGTATAGTGTCCTCCACCTGTGAGAAATATTCtactccaacctggagagagcaaaacAGCCTTTTCCGGTTGAGAACATTGGCCTCTGACTTTGaggacttgaggtactcaggatggatctcatccacagttggtggaggaagaggaagaggaggatgatggtGACCATGAGGAAGACAAGACCAGAGATTTTGAAGAAAAGGACAGTGACTCATCCTCAGAAGATGCCCTTGATGTGTCtaagtgaaaacagaagcaAGTCAATCACAATAGGGAAGTAAcaaaaaatacataataataacaatataaaaatacaatacaagGCTCCTTTATACGCTCTCTCTTAGTTTTTCTGAGAGGAGGTTCTGTAAAGAATAGTTTAGCATGTGATGAATGATAAAGATGAGGTGACAAAGAAGTTTTGTGCTGTCAACTGTCTGTGTTTAGCTCTTTCACTTAGAATCCAGTGAAATCTCGCCTTCCTAAGTCTTCCATTTCTTCTTTGTGGAGTTCCCTAAAGTTGGTGCAGCCTGACACTTCAGCCTCATCCAGGCAGCCTTCATGGAGCTCCTACCTGCCCCCCACAGAGTCACACCTACAGGACATACAATGGGTATTGTGAGCCGCCTAGACCACCTGGGGGCCGTCGGCAGGGGATGGGCCTTTTACCCTGAACGATCGTCTTCCTGGAATAAAGGGAACGTGATTGGGAGCTGGTGATTGGGCGAGTGTCTTCCTGGTGGCTCTGACTCATGatcagctgtcacacagctgtcagtgaggGACACACAGGTCAGATCAAATGTTCTACACCTCTCATTAGATCTGGCCTGATGGATCAATACGATCATGTGCGATCATCATCATTCACCTGGTTCACATCAGatttataaattatacattatgtaattacaaagaaaagatgtcaacactgaactgatcctttgaaaagattttttatgtaacaaaaacatcaattgaATTAGCTTGAGAACATTGTCAACAGTAAAATTAAACTATGTACAATACAAATTTGTAACAAAATACTCTATTAAAATTAGATAGATTttcaaaatacacacaaaatatatGTAAGCAAAATTACACAAACTATATACAGGTGACACTATGCTGCACGTGAAGTTGGTGTCTCCTGCAATtagaaaaaagatgaaaaggagTCACATGCA
Above is a window of Betta splendens chromosome 22, fBetSpl5.4, whole genome shotgun sequence DNA encoding:
- the LOC114848788 gene encoding uncharacterized protein LOC114848788 — protein: MGTECLECRSCGKKMAAWVPDIINQLDPGHRNQFPAVLTYKLSCHKSVISQMRQRTLGNSATRLRKQLMEDHTETWMSCTATYLGVLKKLGVAGAAVKPVTVPPLHPVPTVGWLLSVFVRDALSRLEATKARVTSIFGNILKMESTKKMTSKLAGKAAGTAAWVTNVGNEYGQVLMSVLTAAEGDGLLPMAAGLMRLLLRLLLLLRLLLLLLLLLLLLLLLLLLLLLHLLLLLLPPPPFLAPQPGRGGLERRSCVVSEKGVSLLKRGRSLHTSAVAAVVSPRPNSMATAATGESSSVPHRRVALWMTG